The genomic DNA GACAGCTCTTGCTAGTTAGCCTCCGCGACTACTCCCCGAGATTCCGGTACAGCGTCGCGCGGCTCACCCCGAGCGCCTTGGCAATCGCCGTCACGCTCTCACCGTTCGCCCGGCGAGCCCGGGCCGCAGCGAGCTTGTCAGCATCCAGCACGTTCGGCCGACCGCCCGTCCGTCCCTGTGCCCTGGCAGCCTCCAGGCCGGCGCGGGTGCGGTCCTTGATCAGACTCCGCTCAAACTCCGCCATGGCACCAACCACCTGAAGCATGAGACGGCCGTCCGGCGTGTTCGGGTCGATGCTCGCCAGCGCCCCCGTCAGCACCTTGAAACCGATGCCTTGCGTCGACAGCGCGTCCACTATGGTCACCAGGTCGATCAGCGAGCGGGCGAAGCGGTCCAGCTTCCACACGCACAGGGTGTCGCCGGGGCGGAGGTAGTCCAGCACGGCGGCAAGCTCTGGACGGTCCATGTTCTTCCCGCTGGCCTTGTCCGTGAAGATCCTGGAGCAGCCCGCCTCGGTGAGTGCGTCGTGCTGGAGCTGCGCTTCCTGGTCGTCGGTCGAGACTCGGGCATAGCCGATCAGGTGGCCGGTGTTCTTCGTCATGACCCAACCGTCTCATAACTCGTCTCACAACTGCAAGGGTTTTCGACAGGTTTTGAGACGGGTTTTGAACGCCTAGCCACCTCTTCGCGGGGCCGTTCGACAGTCGTCTCGCAAACCATCGTTTCTGAGACGCCCTGCAGGCGTAACCCTGTGTCATCGGGCCGCGCAAACGCTCCGATCAGCGGTGCGATAGCTTCCCCTCCCTGCCGCACTGAGCCACAGCGAGAAGGGGTGCCCGCCCAGCGAGCCGGCCAGCGGGCACCGGCGCCGGTTCGGCATCGATGACAGTTTGGCGGTTTGACGGCTCGCCCAGGTTCTCTCGTGACTTTCCGAGGGGTATTGAGAGTGAGCACCAAAGCGCCATATCGCCATGCCCGCAGGTCAGCGCGCCCGCGCCAAGGAGGTTCCGGCAGTTCGCCGTAGGAGTCCTGCACGGCCGCCTACGGGCGCGAAGAAGCCCCGCCCGGCTCGGGGCCGAACGGGGCTGTACGGAGCTGTCTGGCGCGGGTCGGTGGCTACTCCTTGATCTCCGCCCATTTGACCCGGACTCGCTGCTCGGGCACGAATCGCTTCCCTCGCTCACCCTTGCTGATGAACACGCCGTCAATGGCAAGGGACAGGCGGTCTCGCTTCTGATCATGCGTCGATGCTTCCCAGGCAGGGCGCAGTAGTTCGCCGTCCAGCAGCGGCGAGATGTCGACCGCAGGGAGCGGCAGCGAGGCAAGGTCGGCGCGAAGGCCGTCGATGCGGCTCTGGAGGCGGTCCGCAAGCCGCTGGTAGCGCTCAAGCGCTCCCGGACGGTCGAACTCCCCGCGCAGGTATCGAGCGTCTTCCAGGTCCGCCAGCCGGGCTTCCTGGTCGGCGATTTCGTCGGTGATGGCGTCGCGCTTGGCGAATGTCTCGGGGTCTGCCTTCTTCACCCAGCGGTCGGCGATGGCAACCAGGAGCGGATCGTCCGGTTCGAGCGTCGGGAGCAGCGAGAGGAACCACTCCGAGACGTACTGATCCACGCGGTCGGCTACCGCGTTCGCGCCGGGGCACTGATTGCCTGCCCGGCGAGCCATGCACTGATAGCTGCCGCCGACCTTGTGCATCCGGCGCCCGCAGCCCGGCACATCGCAGAACACCATTCCAGTGAGCAGCGCCGTGCCGTTCGGCTTCGGCATCCGCTTGCCCGCCTGCATGCGGGTCCGGGCTTCGAGCTGCCGGATGATCCGCTCCCGCTCGCCGACCGTGATGATCCCTTCGCCGATGCTGACGGTGTCCAGCGTCTCGGGATCTCGATAGGGGAACACCCGGCTCGTGAACTTGCGGCTGCCGTCCTCGGCTTCGACGGATTCGGTCTCCGGCATCAGACCGGCGAAGGCCGGGGACTTGAGCAGATTCATGATGCTCGCGGCGTTCCACTGGCCACCCCGAGCTGAGGGGATGTCGTACTCGTTGAGCAGCCGCGCGATCTGCACGAGGGACTTGCCCGCCAGCGCGTCATCCGCGATCAGCCGGGCGTAGACGGCCGTCTCGGGGTCGTGCACCAGCTTCTTCGTGGTGGGATCCACCAGCAGCCCGTACGGGGGCTGTCCGCCAATCCACTGGCCCTGTCGGCGCAGATGCCGCTTCGCGTGGGCCACCCGGGTACCGAGGTTCTTCGACTCGGACCGGGCGAGTTCGGCGAGCATGCCGACGACCATGCGGGCCGAGTCGTTCGAGGTGTCGAGGCCGTCCACGACGGACACCAGACGGCCGCCCGCCTTCTCGATGTTGTCCAGGACCTTGCCGACCTGGCCGATGCCCTTGCGGGACAGCCGGTCCAGCTTCCACACGATCAGCGTCCCGACGACGCCCGCCGTGACGGCGGCAAGGGCGGAGTCGAACCCCTTGCGCTCGACGTCCTTGAAGCCGGAGCGCCCCCGGTCGATGTGGACCTTGCGGACCGTCAGGCCGTTGCGCTCGGCCCATGCGCGGCAGTCGACTTCCTGCCGTTCGATCGCCGTTTTGCCGTCCCGGTCCAAGGACAGCCGAAGGTACAGGTCACACAGCGTGTGATGGTGCACGTACGCCCCCTCTGGAGATCCCTACATTGTGTAGGACATCCAGAAGTCGAGGATCGTGATCTTGCCGCGGAAGTCGGCCAGCGACAGGTCCTTGCCGCCGGTGTTCAACCATCCGCCCTTGCCCACCAGCTCGGGGGCGCGTACACGTGCACGAGAAGCCATGCCCCAATCAAACCCCACATGCGGCGTCGCCATTCCACCGCCGGTAACCCGGTTGACCGGGCGGCCGGGGCGGGGTGGGATGCCGGGGTGATCTACTCCGGGGTGCCGCAGGGACGGGTCGAGGTGCCGGCGTGCGTCGTCGGGTTCGCGGGGGGCCGGCCGGTGCGGCCGGTGTGGCTGAACGGGACCGGCGGGTTGACCTTCGAGGTCGGCGCGGGGGCGGGCCGGCAGTTCGTGAAGTGGGCGCCGGCCGGCAGCGGGGTGGAGCTGTCGGCGGAGCTCGCGCGGCTGCGCTGGGCTGCCCGGTACGCGGTGGTGCCGGCGGTGGTGGCCGAGGGGGCGGACGCCTCCGGCTCGTGGATCGCCACCGACGGGCTGCCGGGCCGGTCGGCGGTGGACGGGCGCTGGCTGGCCGATCCGGCGACCGCGGTCCGGGTGATCGGTGAGGGCCTGCGGGTGCTGCACGACGCGCTGCCGGTCGCGGACTGCCCGTTCGACTGGTCGGCCGAGGCGCGGGTCGCGCGGGCGCACGCGCGGGTGTCCGCCGGGGTGGACGACCCCGCGTCCCGGGTCGAGGAGGCCGTCGGCGAGGTCGGCGGCGTGGAGCGCGCGCTGGAGCTGCTCGCCGCGGTGCCGCCGGTCGAGCACCCGGTGGTCTGCCACGGCGACGCCTGTGCGCCGAACACGCTGCTGGCCGACGACGGCTCCCTCGCGGGCCACGTGGACCTCGGCTCGCTGGGGGTCGCCGACCGCTGGGCGGACCTGGCGGTGGCGACCTGGAACACGCGGTGGAACTACGGTCCGGGCTGGGAGCGGGCGCTGCTCGACGGGTACGGCGTCGACCCGGACCCGGAGCGGATCCGCTACTACCGCCTGCTCTGGGAGCTGACGTAGCGCCAGGGGCTCAGAGCGCGGCCCGGATCAGCTCCAGGGCCTGCCCGAGGCCGGCGGTCTCCGCCTCCGTCAGGGTCGGGTTGGCCGCCCGGATCGCACGGACCCGTTCCAGTTGCCCGGCGGTCGGCGGCTCCAGCCGGCGCAGGAACGGGACGAGCAGGGCGCGGGCGAGCTCGGCGACGGCCGGCATGGTGACGGCGGCCTGGGCGAGGATCAGTGCGGACATCGCCACGTCCAGGCCCGGTTCGCCCTCGTCGGCGGTGGCCCAGTCGATCACCACCGGGCCGCGCGGGGCGAGCATCACGTTCTCGGGGTGGAAGTCCAGGTGCAGGATCCGGTGCGCCGGGTCGGCGGAGTGCCGCGCGGGTACCGCGTGCAGCCGCCGCAGCAGGTCGGCGAGGAGCTCGCCGGCCTCCTCCGGGCCGGTCGTGCCGGAGGCGAGCGCCTCGCGCAGGGTGGGGCCGGCCAGCCGCTCCATGACCAGCTCGCCCGGCGCGGTGCCGGGCCACGCGGCGGCCACCGGGTAGTCGTGGCGGGCGAGGTGGGTCATCACGGCGAGTTCGCCGGCGGTGTCGGAGCCGTCCCGGTAGCGCCGCAGCACCCGCCCGTCGTCCAGTGCGTACACGTCGGCCGTCCGGCCGATCCCCAACAACTCGCCGATCATCACGCCGGACAACCTAGCGGTCCGGCACGATGGGCGCAGCTATCAGGCGCGGACCCCAGGAGGCGGCAGTGGCAGTGAAGTACGTGGTCAAGGAGAAGCTGCTCTCGATCGGTGACGACTACTGGATCGAGGACGGCGACGGCGAGAAGGCCTACCTGGTCGACGGCAAGGTGCTGCGGCTGCGCGACACCTTCGAGCTGAAGGACGTCAACGACGAGGTGGTGGCCGTCATCAAGGAGAAGGTGCTGACGGTCCGTGACGCGATGAAGATCGAGAACGCCGGGGGGGACGTGGTCGCGACCGTCCGCAAGAAGCTGTTCACGCCGTTCCGCGACAAGTACCACGTGGAGCTGGAGGCGGGCGGCGAGCTGGAGGTGCACGGCGACCTGCTCGACAAGGAGTACCGGATCGAGTCGGACGGCGACCGGGTCGCCGAGGTCTCCCGGAAGTGGTTCCGGATCCGCGACACCTACGGGGTGGAGGTGGAGGAGGGCGCCGACGCTCCGCTGATGCTGGCGATCGCGGTCTGCCTGGACCGGATGGTCGAGCACAACGACTGACCGGTATCTTGTGCCGATCCTGGCGAGTGACGGAGGGGCCCGCAGTGAACGACATCATCCACCAGCTCGGTGAGGCGGCCGCCTACGGCGGTGTCGGCCTGGTGCTGCTGCTGCTCGGCGTCGGCCTGGTCGACGTGCTGACCCCCGGCAAGCTGGGCCGGCAGATCTGGGTGGAGCGCAACCGCAACGCGGCCGTGGTGCTGAGCTCGGCACTGCTGGCGATCGGCGGGATCGTCTTCACCGCGATCATTTCCACCTACCAGGAGTTCGGCAAGGGCCTGGCGGCGGCGGGCGTGTTCGGCCTGCTCGGCCTGGTGCTGCTGGCGGTGTCGTTCTGGGCGATCGACCTGTTCACCCCGGGCAAGCTGGGTGCGGTCCTGGTGGACCCGGAGCCGCACCCGGCGGTGTGGGTGACCGCCAGCACCAACCTGGCCGTCGCGGCGATCGTCTCGGCCGCGATCTACTGACGGTCGCCCACCGTGGGGCTCAGCCCGCCGCGAGGCGCTCGGTCAGCCGGGCCTTCGCGGCGGGCCACTCGTCCGCGAGCATCGAGAAGTACACGGTGTCCCGCCAGCTGCCGTCGGGGCGCCGCTTGGCGCGCCGGAAGGTGCCCTCGTAGCTTGCCCCGAGCCGCTGGATCGCGTTCTGCGAGCGCTCGTTGAGGTGGTCGGTCCTCCAGGAGATCCGGCCCATGCCGAGGTCCTCGAAGGCGTGGGTGAGCAGCAGCAGCTTGGACTCGGTGTTGACCGCCGTCCGCCACGCGGAGCGGGCGTACCAGGTGCCGCCGATCTCCACCTGCTCCTCGGCCGCGCTGGCGTCGAAGTAGCAGGTGACGCCGATCGCCCGCTCGGTGGCGAGGTCGACCACCGCGAACGGCAGGCAGGCCGGGTCGGCGAGCCGGGCGTCGGCGTACTCCGCCATCTGCTCCGGGGTGCGCGGCAGCGGCACCGGCACCCAGCGCCAGATCTCCTCGTCCCCGCCGCCGGCCAGGTGCAGGTCGGGGACGTGGGCGCGGGTGAGCGGTTCCAGCCGGACGTGCCGGCCGGTCAGGTACACGGGTGCGGGGAGCTTCGCGGTCATGCATGCCAACGTAGCCCCACTTTGCATTAGGTGCAATCAATATCTGCACTAGTGCAAAGTGGGGCCACGGTGCGTGCTGCGGCGCGGGCCGCCGGGCGGGGCCGCCGCCGACGGCTAGATGAAGGAGTTGATCTGGATCGTCTCGGTCCGGCCCGGACCGACGCCGATGGCCGAGATCGGCGCGCCCGACATCTCCTCCAGCGCCTTCACGTAGGCCTGCGCGTTCTTCGGCAGGTCGGCGAAGGTCTGCGCCTTCGAGATGTCCTCGCTCCAGCCGGGGAGGGTCTCGTAGATCGGCTTCGCGTGGTGGAAGTCCGACTGGTTGTACGGGAGCTCCTCGACCCGGCGGCCGTCGACCTCGTACGCCACGCAGACCGGGATCTGCTCCCAGCCGGTCAGCACGTCCAGCTTGGTGAGGAAGAAGTCGGTCAGGCCGTTGACCCGGGTCGCGTAGCGGGCGATCACCGCGTCGAACCAGCCGCAGCGGCGGTCGCGGCCGGTGGTGACACCGCGCTCGCCGCCGATCCGGCGCAGCGCGTCGCCGTCGGCGTCCAGCAGCTCGGTCGGGAACGGGCCCGAGCCGACGCGGGTGGTGTACGCCTTCAGGATGCCGATGACCCGGTCGATCTTGGTCGGGCCGATGCCGGAGCCGGTGCAGGCGCCGCCGGAGGTCGGGTTCGACGAGGTGACGAACGGGTACGTGCCGTGGTCGACGTCCAGCAGGGTGCCCTGGCCGCCCTCCAGCAGGACGACCTTGTTCGCCTTCAGCGCCTCGTCCAGCACCAGGGTGGTGTCGGCCAGGAACGGCTTGATCTTGTCCGCGTAGCCCAGGTACTCCTCGAGCACCAGGTCGGCCGGGATGGCGCGGCGGTTGTAGAGCTTGACCAGGATCTGGTTCTTGTCGTGCAGCGCCGCCTCGATCTTCTGGCGCAGGATCGACTCGTCGAACAGGTCCTGGACCCGGATGCCCACGCGGTTGATCTTGTCCGCGTAGGTCGGGCCGATGCCGCGGCCGGTGGTGCCGATCCGGCGCTTGCCGAGGAAGCGCTCGGTGACCTTGTCCAGCGTCCGGTGGTACGGGGTGATCAGGTGGGCGTTGCCCGAGATCAGCAGCTTCGAGGTGTCGATGCCGCGCTCGTTCAGGCCGTTCAGCTCGGAGAGCAGCACGCCCGGGTCGATCACGACGCCGTTGCCGATCACCGGCACGACGTTCGGGCTCAGGATGCCGGAGGGCAGCAGGTGCAGGGCATACTTCTGGTCGCCGATGACCACCGTGTGACCGGCGTTGTTGCCGCCCTGGTAGCGGACGACGTAGTCGACGGAGCCGCCGAGCAGGTCGGTGGCCTTCCCCTTGCCCTCGTCTCCCCACTGGGCACCAACGAGCACGAGTGCCGGCACAGGCGTACACCCCTTCCGGTTGGGGCATCCTGCGTAGGCCGCAGTCTGACCCGAGATAGACGAAGCCCCTGGCGCAATAGCGCAAGGGGCTCTTGCACCGAGAGATTACCTGAGGAAGGACCGGTCGTGTCGTCCCTGTCCACGCCCGCATCCCAGCCCCCGGACCTCGACGCGCCCGGCCCGCTGCTGGTCCTCCTCGACCCGGCGGCCAAGCAGGCCGACGGCGAGTCCGTGCGGATCGCCAAGGACGTGCTCTGCGGCGGCGCGGACTGCAAGGTGGCGCTGCCCGAGTCGCCGTCCGAACTCGACCGGGTGCTGGAGCACCGCGGCCGGCGGCGCCCGGTGGTGATCGGATCCGACCAGGCGCTCCAGCGGGTGCTCCAGGCGTTGCACCGGCAGCGCGAGTTGGGCGCCGACCCGATCGGTGTGGTCCCGGTCGGACGGCCCGCCGCCACCGCCGCCGCGCGGGGGCTCGGGGTGCCCGCCGAACCGGTCGCGGCGGCCCGCGCGGCGCTCGGCGGCAGCCCGCGCAAGCTCGACCTGCTGGTGGACGACGGCGGCGGGGTGGTGCTCGTCGAGGTCCGCTTCACCGGCCCGCGGCTGGGCCGTGCGGGTGGTTGGCGTTCGCTATGGGCGAAATTGGCTGCGCCCGAGCAGGCGAAGGGTTCCCCGGTCGAGGAGCTGCGGATCGAGGCGGACGGACGGCTGCTGGCCGACGTCCACCAGGAGGTCGCCCGGCTGCGCCTGGGCCTGGCCGGCGGGCTGATGGAGCTCTCGCTGCGCCTCGACGGCCGCCAGCAGCTGCACCGGGCGACCGCGCTGACCGTGGTGGGCCGGGGCTTCGGGTACGAAGCGGACGGCGTGCCGGTCGGCCCGGTCCGGCAGCGCACCTGGACGGTGCACGCCGACGCCTGGGCGCTGGTGCTGCCGGTCGGGTGAGCAGGCTCACGTTTCTGCCGCCCGTCAACTGTGCGAACCGCTTGCGACAAGGGTGCGAAGTCGGTGGCCAGTTGGCGGAAAGTGCGGTAAGGGGCCGAGTCTACGCGCGTCCGTCGACCGCGCTTTCGGGGTGGCGGAGCGACCTGCCCTAGACTCGAAGACGTGCCACGTGGTGACGGACGACTCAATCACGATCTTCTTCCCGGCGAGAAGGGCCCCCAGGACGCTTGCGGCGTCTTCGGGGTCTGGGCCCCCGGCGAGGAGGTCGCGAAGCTCACGTACTTCGGCCTCTATGCCCTGCAGCACCGCGGACAGGAATCCGCGGGTATCGCAGTGAGCAACGGCTCCCAGATTCTCGTCTTCAAGGACATGGGACTCGTCTCCCAGGTCTTCGACGAGACCTCCCTGGGGTCGCTGCACGGGCATATCGCCGTCGGACATGCCCGCTACTCGACAACAGGTTCCTCGGTCTGGGAGAACGCCCAGCCGACCTTCCGGGCGACCGCACACGGTTCGCTGGCCCTCGGCCACAACGGAAACCTGGTCAACACCGCCGAACTGGCGGCGATGGTCGCCGAGCTGCCCGGTGAGGAGCACATCTCCCGCTCCGGCCGGACCGCGGCGACCAACGACACCGACCTGGTGACCGCGCTGCTCGCCGGCCACCCGGACCTGTCCATCGAGGAGACCGCCCGACAGATCCTGCCCAGGGTCCGCGGCGCCTTCTCGCTCGTCTTCATGGACGAGCACACCCTGTACGCCGCCCGCGACCCGCAGGGCATCCGCCCGCTGGTCCTGGGCCGCCTGGAGCGCGGCTGGGTGGTCGCCTCCGAGACGGCGGCGCTCGACATCTGCGGCGCCTCCTTCATCCGCGAGGTCGAACCCGGCGAGCTCATCGCCATCGACGAGAACGGCCTGCGCACCTCGCGCTTCGCCGAGGCCAAGCCCAAGGGCTGCGTCTTCGAGTACGTCTACCTCGCCCGCCCGGACACCAGCATCGCCGGCCGCAACGTGCACCTCTCGCGCGTCGAGATGGGCCGCCGCCTCGCCAAGGAGGCGCCCGTCGAGGCCGACCTGGTGATAGCGACCCCGGAGTCCGGCACCCCCGCCGCGATCGGCTACGCCGAGGCCAGCGGCATCCCGTACGGCTCCGGCCTGGTGAAGAACGCCTACGTCGGCCGCACCTTCATCCAGCCCAGCCAGACCATCCGGCAGCTCGGCATCCGGCTCAAGCTCAACCCGCTCAAGGAAGTCATCGCGGGCAAGCGGCTGGTCGTCGTGGACGACTCGATCGTCCGCGGCAACACCCAGCGCGCGCTGGTCAAGATGCTCCGCGAGGCCGGTGCCGCCGAGGTCCACATCCGGATCTCCTCGCCGCCGGTGAAGTGGCCCTGCTTCTTCGGCATCGACTTCGCCACCCGCGCGGAGCTGATCGCCAACGGCATGACCATCGAGGAGATCGGCCGCACGCTCGGCGCCGACTCGCTGGCGTACATCTCGATCGACGGCATGATCGAGGCCACCGCGCAGCCCAAGGACAAGCTGTGCCGGGCCTGCTTCGACGGGGAGTACCCGATGGAGCTGCCCGACCCGGCCCTGCTCGGCAAGCTGCTGCTGGAGGCCGAGATCGCCGGCGGCCAGGCCAAGCCCTCCGTCCGCGGCGGCAAGCCCACCAGCGACCTGGACGGCGTCCAGTCCCTGCTGGGCGGCGCGGGCGCGGCGGACGCGCTGCGACGACCGTAACCATGCAACTCGTGGGGGGCGCGAGGCGATGACACCGGCGGAGCCGCCGATGGACAGAGCCTCGCGCCCCCCGCCTGCTCTAACCCATTTCTGAAAGGGCTCACGGAAGTGACCAGCAACGAGAGCGGGGCGACCTACGCCGCCGCGGGTGTCGACATCGAGGCGGGCGACCGGGCCGTCGAGCTCATGAAGCAGTGGGTGAAGAAGGCGGACCGCCCCGAGGTGGTCGGCGGTCTCGGCGGGTTCGCCGGGCTCTTCGACGCCTCGGCGTTCAAGCGCTACGAGCGTCCGCTGCTGGCCACCGCCACCGACGGCGTGGGCACCAAGGTGGCCATCGCCCAGGCGATGGACAAGCACGACACCATCGGCCACGACCTGGTCGGCATGGTCGTCGACGACCTGGTGGTGTGCGGCGCCGAGCCGCTGTTCATGACCGACTACATCTGCGTCGGCAAGGTCGTGCCGGAGCGGGTCGCGGCGATCGTCAAGGGCATCGCCGAGGGCTGCACGCTGGCCGGCTGCGCGCTGGTCGGCGGCGAGACGGCGGAGCACCCGGGCCTGCTGGGCCCGGACGAGTACGACGTCGCGGGCGCGGGCACCGGTGTGGTGGAGGCGGACGCGCTGCTGGGCGCCGACCGCGTCCGGGCCGGCGACGTGGTGATCGCGATGGCCGCCAGCGGCCTGCACTCCAACGGCTACTCGCTGGTCCGGCACGTGCTGCTGAACCAGGCCGGCTGGTCGCTGGACCGCGAGGTGGAGGAGTTCGGCCGCACCCTCGGCGAGGAGCTGCTCGAGCCGACCCGGATCTACTCGCTGGACTGCCTGGCCCTCACCCGGGCCACCGAGATCCACGCCTTCTCGCACGTCACCGGCGGCGGCCTGGCGGCCAACCTGGCCCGGGTGATCCCGGCCGGCCTGCACGCCCGCCTGGACCGCGGCACCTGGACCCCGCTGCCGGTCTTCCAGACCGTGGCCAAGGTCGGCGCGATGCAGACCCTGGAGATCGAGAAGACGCTGAACATGGGCGTCGGCATGGTCGCCGTGGTTCCGCCGGAGTCGGTCGACGTGGTGCTGTCGGTCCTGGAGGACCGCGGCGTCGAGGCGTGGCTGCTCGGCGACGTCGTGGACCGCACGGACGAGCACGACGGCGGCTCGGCGCTCTACAACGCGTACGAGGGCTTCGCGCTCTGATCCCGGCCCGACGGGCCCCGCTGCGGCGGGGCCCGTCGGCTGTCCGGACCGGTGCCGCCGGGGACGACGGGGGCCGGCCCGCCGGCGGACACGTCGAAGACCGGTCCGGCACCCGGGGGTGCAGGACCGGTCTTCGACCGAGCTGTCAGGCGCGGCGGCGAGAGGAGCTGCTGCCCGCGTCCTCGTCGTCGTCCTCGTCGTCGTTGTAGAGATCCGCGTACGCCGCGTAGGGGTCGTCCTCGTCCTCGTCCTCGATCGGCTCCGGCTCGATCGCGGTGGACGGAGATACGCCCAGCTCATGCGACAGACGATTGGCGTCGAACCCGCCGCTGTTGTACTTCAGCTCGCGGGCGACCTTCGTCTGCTTGGCCTTGGCCCGGCCGCGCCCCATGGGTCGACCCCCTCAACGATGGGGCTCACGGCCCCGAGTCTGACACGTGGTGATGATCAGGTCCGGCCCTGCCCGAAGTGGGAGAACCGTCCCTTGGAGCATTAACGGTACCTGTTTCCGCCGCCGGACGGTACGTCGCGCGTGTGACGTGGCGCGCACAGTCGCCCCCCCGAGCCAGGTCTGCCCTGGTCACAAGGGGAATATGGGGCTTTCGCAGGCTGCCCGGAGCTTCGCCGGGCCCGTCGTTCCTGCAGAGATTATCCCCCGAAGGAGGGCGTCGGATCGCCCGATCGGGCGACGAACTGAGAATCCGGTTCCACATCGTGATGCGAGGGGGCGGAGGGTGTCCGCCCCCTCGCGGAGGGTCAGGCCCGGCGGGCGGTCGGCAGCAGCACCGAACGGAGCGCGCTGATCTCGCGCATCCGCTTCTCGGCGAGCCGGTCGGCGGCCACCGCCGGCGGCACGCCGTCGGCGGCGGCCCGGGTGAAGATCTCCAGCGTGGTGTCGAAGATCTTCGTCGCCTTGTTCTTGGCGCGCTCGAAGTTGAAGCCCTCGATCTCGTCGGCGACCTGGATGACGCCGCCGGAGTTCACCAGGTAGTCGGGCGCGTAGAGGATGCCGCGGTCCGCCAGGTCCTTCTCCACGCCGGTGTGCGCCAGCTGGTTGTTGGCCGCGCCGCAGACGATCGAGGTGCCGGCCGCGCCTAGCGCCCCGACGGTGTGGTCGTCCAGCGCGCCGCCGAGGGCGCAGGGGGCGTAGACGTCCAGCGAGGCGTGCAGCAGGGCGGCGGTGTCGGCCGCGACCTCGACCTCGGGGTGGGCGGCCTTGACCCGGTTGATCGCCGCCTCGGAGACGTCGGTGATCACCACGGTGGCGCCGTCGGCGACCAGGTGGCCGACCAGGTAGTGGCCGACCTTGCCGACGCCCGCCACGCCGACCCGCCTGCCGCGCAGGGTGGGCTGGCCCCAACGGGCCTGCGCGGAGGCGCGCATGCCCTGGAAGACGCCGAAGGCGGTCAGGATCGAGGAGTCGCCGGCGCCGCCGTGCTCCGGCGAGCGACCGGTCACGAACTGGGTCTCGCGGGCCACCACGTCCATGTCCTGCACGTAGGTGCCCACGTCGCAGGCGGTGATGTAGCGGCCGCGCAGCGACTCGACGAAGCGGCCGTACGCGCGGAGCATCGCCTCGTTCTTGTCCTTGTCGGGGGCGCCGATGATCACGGCCTTGCCGCCGCCGAGGTCCAGGCCGGCGAGGGCGTTCTTGTAGCTCATGCCGCGCGAGAGGTTCAGCGCGTCCTGGAGCGCCTCCTCCTCGGTCGCGTACGGGAAGAAGCGGGTGCCGCCGAGGGCCGGGCCGAGGGCGGTCGAGTGGATGGCGATGATCGCCTTCAGGCCGCTGGCACGGTCGTGGCAGAGGACGACCTGCTCGTGGCCGTCGCCGGGCGTGCCCTGCGGGTCGGTACCGAAGATCCTGCCGAGCACCCCGGGTGCGGGCACGGTGGCAGAAGCGGTGTGTACGTCGGTCACGGTGGTGACTCCAGTAATGAATGGCCCGCGGCTGTGGTGCGGGCGTCTGCCTCGAAGCCTAGTCCGGGGACCTCGAGCCTCGCTGCCCCCTGACGGTCCCTGAGACATAACGACCGGATCGCCGCGGCGGTACCCCTCCCCGCTCGCCCGCCGTGCGTGCGACGATGCCGAACGTGACCGTTGTGCGTACGTCGGTGCAGCCGCCCTACTCCGCCCACCTGCGCGTCTACGAGCCGCTGAGCGCCTGGCCGGAGCCGGAGCGCTCGCACTGGCGGGCCTACGCCGCCGAGCGGGGCCCGGACGCCGAGGACCGGGAGCCGGTCGCCGGGGCCGCGCTGGCCGAGCAGCGGGAGGCCCTCGCCGAGCTGCTGGCCCGCACCCCGCGGGCCCTGCCCGAGCAGGAGAGCGGGCAGGCCTTCGTGCGGCTGCTGGAGGGCACCCTGTACGTCTGCCCGCGGACCACCCGGCTGCGCAGCTGGCAGGCGCTGGAGGAGCTGCACCGGGAGCTTCCCGCGCACCTGCTGGACACCGTGCTGCCGCCGGCCGTGCGGGCCGCCGCGGAGGCCGACCGGCAGGCGTGGTGGGCCGACCACCCGGACGCCCGGCCTTGGATCCTCTCCAGCCGCTGGGAGGTCCCGGTGGGCTGGTTC from Kitasatospora terrestris includes the following:
- a CDS encoding Glu/Leu/Phe/Val dehydrogenase dimerization domain-containing protein, which translates into the protein MTDVHTASATVPAPGVLGRIFGTDPQGTPGDGHEQVVLCHDRASGLKAIIAIHSTALGPALGGTRFFPYATEEEALQDALNLSRGMSYKNALAGLDLGGGKAVIIGAPDKDKNEAMLRAYGRFVESLRGRYITACDVGTYVQDMDVVARETQFVTGRSPEHGGAGDSSILTAFGVFQGMRASAQARWGQPTLRGRRVGVAGVGKVGHYLVGHLVADGATVVITDVSEAAINRVKAAHPEVEVAADTAALLHASLDVYAPCALGGALDDHTVGALGAAGTSIVCGAANNQLAHTGVEKDLADRGILYAPDYLVNSGGVIQVADEIEGFNFERAKNKATKIFDTTLEIFTRAAADGVPPAVAADRLAEKRMREISALRSVLLPTARRA